Proteins from a genomic interval of Aquabacterium sp. A3:
- the trpB gene encoding tryptophan synthase subunit beta, giving the protein MLNYQQPDARGHFGPYGGTFVSETLIYALDELKNVYEHYRHDEAFKAEFRRELAHFVGRPSPIYHAARLSSEIGGAQIHFKREDLNHTGAHKVNNTIGQALLAKRMGKPRVIAETGAGQHGVATATICARYGMECVVYMGAEDVKRQSPNVYRMHLLGAKVVPVESGSKTLKDALNEAMRDWVTNVENTFYIIGTVAGPHPYPAMVRDFQSVIGEECLKQMPEQIGRQPDAVVACVGGGSNAMGIFYPYIPHEQVRLIGVEAAGEGYDSGKHSMSLQKGVPGVLHGNRTYLLQDENGQITETHSVSAGLDYPGVGPEHAYLKDIGRAEYVGITDKEALEAFHRLCRTEGIIPALESSHAVAHAMKLAATMKPDQHVLVNLSGRGDKDIGTVADLTGAEFYCRPSCRGQSVKGGA; this is encoded by the coding sequence ATGCTGAACTATCAACAGCCTGATGCCCGCGGGCACTTCGGTCCGTACGGCGGTACTTTTGTTTCCGAGACGTTGATCTACGCCCTGGACGAACTCAAGAACGTCTACGAACACTATCGTCACGACGAGGCCTTCAAGGCCGAGTTCCGGCGTGAGTTGGCCCACTTTGTGGGACGCCCCAGCCCGATCTACCACGCTGCCCGCCTCAGCAGCGAGATCGGCGGCGCCCAGATCCATTTCAAGCGCGAAGACTTGAACCACACCGGCGCGCACAAGGTCAACAACACCATCGGCCAGGCCCTGCTGGCCAAGCGCATGGGCAAGCCCCGCGTGATCGCCGAAACGGGCGCAGGCCAGCATGGGGTGGCCACCGCCACCATCTGCGCGCGCTACGGCATGGAGTGCGTGGTTTACATGGGTGCTGAAGACGTCAAGCGCCAGTCGCCCAACGTCTATCGCATGCACCTGCTGGGCGCCAAGGTCGTGCCGGTCGAATCCGGCAGCAAGACCCTGAAAGACGCGCTCAACGAGGCCATGCGCGATTGGGTCACCAACGTCGAAAACACCTTCTACATCATCGGCACGGTGGCCGGGCCGCACCCCTATCCCGCCATGGTCCGTGATTTCCAGAGCGTGATCGGCGAGGAGTGCCTCAAGCAGATGCCCGAGCAGATCGGCCGCCAGCCGGATGCGGTGGTGGCCTGCGTGGGCGGTGGCTCCAACGCCATGGGCATCTTCTACCCCTACATCCCGCACGAGCAGGTGCGCCTGATCGGTGTCGAAGCGGCCGGTGAAGGCTACGACAGTGGCAAGCATTCGATGTCGCTGCAAAAGGGCGTGCCGGGCGTGCTGCACGGCAACCGCACCTACCTGCTGCAAGACGAGAACGGGCAGATCACCGAGACGCACTCGGTGTCCGCTGGCCTGGACTACCCGGGCGTGGGCCCGGAGCATGCGTACCTCAAGGACATCGGTCGTGCCGAGTACGTGGGCATCACCGACAAGGAAGCGCTCGAAGCTTTCCACCGCCTGTGCCGCACCGAGGGCATCATCCCAGCGCTCGAATCCAGCCACGCCGTGGCCCATGCCATGAAACTGGCCGCCACGATGAAGCCCGATCAGCACGTGCTGGTCAACCTCTCGGGCCGCGGCGACAAGGACATCGGCACCGTGGCCGACCTGACCGGCGCCGAGTTCTACTGCCGTCCGTCGTGCCGGGGCCAGTCGGTGAAAGGGGGCGCATGA
- a CDS encoding phosphoribosylanthranilate isomerase: MSLSSDHRTRIKICGLTREADVDAAVEAGADAIGFVLYEKSARHVESARAAELARRLPPFVTPVLLLVNASPATVHRALDAVPDALLQFHGDEAPSDCLEFGRPYIRAARMAPGVDLVNFARSYESARAILVDAHVEGYGGGGQVFDWSLLPAALARPLILSGGLGVDNVGEGIRRVRPWAVDVSSGVESAKGIKDAGLMRRFCLAVRAADRQCAGDA, translated from the coding sequence ATGTCATTGTCTAGCGACCACCGCACGCGGATCAAAATCTGCGGGCTGACACGGGAAGCCGATGTCGATGCCGCCGTCGAGGCGGGGGCTGACGCGATCGGTTTCGTGCTGTACGAAAAAAGCGCCCGTCATGTCGAGTCGGCCAGGGCGGCCGAACTGGCGCGTCGTTTGCCCCCGTTCGTCACGCCGGTGCTGCTGCTGGTCAATGCCTCCCCAGCCACCGTTCATCGGGCGCTGGATGCGGTGCCTGACGCCCTGCTGCAATTCCATGGCGACGAGGCGCCTTCAGACTGCCTTGAATTTGGGCGCCCTTACATACGGGCAGCGCGGATGGCGCCGGGGGTCGATTTGGTAAACTTCGCCCGTTCTTACGAGTCTGCGCGCGCCATTTTGGTCGATGCCCATGTGGAGGGCTACGGCGGCGGCGGGCAGGTGTTTGATTGGTCCCTGTTGCCCGCAGCCCTTGCTCGGCCTCTGATCCTGTCTGGTGGGTTGGGTGTTGACAACGTGGGCGAGGGCATCAGGCGTGTGCGGCCATGGGCCGTGGATGTGAGTTCGGGCGTGGAGTCGGCCAAGGGCATCAAGGATGCTGGGCTGATGCGTCGGTTCTGTCTGGCTGTGCGGGCAGCCGACCGGCAATGTGCCGGTGACGCATGA
- the truA gene encoding tRNA pseudouridine(38-40) synthase TruA: MQRVALGVSYLGSAYKGWQSQPGGGTVQDALEQALSSFAVRSIKVVCAGRTDAGVHGINQVVHLDTDLVREPFSWVRGTNAFLPADIAVQWAHPVTSSFHARNSARGRRYAYVLLEAPVRPAIEAGRVGWVFRPLDGDAMRRAAQHLVGEHDFSSFRSSMCQSPTPVKQLRDIRIARCQAPEGGATAYWRFDFEGQAFLHHMIRNIMGCLVAVGTGTRPPDWVGEVLQARDRRVAAPTFAADGLYFLGPQYDEVWGLPTAVSAMDWLPG, translated from the coding sequence ATCCAGCGGGTCGCCCTTGGCGTTTCTTACCTGGGGTCGGCGTACAAGGGCTGGCAGTCTCAGCCTGGCGGCGGGACGGTGCAGGATGCGCTGGAGCAAGCCTTGTCGAGCTTTGCCGTGCGTTCCATCAAGGTGGTGTGTGCGGGCCGCACGGATGCCGGCGTGCATGGCATCAACCAGGTTGTTCACCTGGACACCGACCTGGTGCGTGAGCCATTTTCCTGGGTTCGGGGCACGAATGCCTTTTTGCCGGCGGACATTGCCGTGCAGTGGGCTCACCCGGTGACCTCATCCTTCCATGCGCGCAACAGCGCCCGGGGGCGGCGTTACGCCTATGTGCTGCTGGAGGCGCCTGTGCGTCCCGCCATCGAGGCCGGTCGCGTGGGCTGGGTTTTTCGGCCGCTCGACGGGGATGCCATGCGCCGTGCCGCACAACACCTGGTGGGCGAGCATGATTTCTCGTCGTTTCGCTCATCCATGTGCCAGTCTCCAACGCCGGTCAAGCAGTTGCGTGACATCCGCATCGCCCGATGTCAGGCGCCAGAGGGTGGGGCCACGGCGTACTGGCGGTTCGATTTTGAAGGACAGGCCTTCCTGCATCACATGATCCGCAACATCATGGGGTGTCTGGTGGCGGTCGGCACCGGCACGCGGCCACCGGATTGGGTCGGAGAGGTGCTCCAGGCACGTGACCGCCGGGTGGCGGCCCCAACGTTCGCGGCCGATGGTCTGTACTTCCTGGGGCCGCAGTATGACGAGGTGTGGGGTCTGCCAACCGCCGTGTCCGCGATGGATTGGCTTCCTGGGTGA
- a CDS encoding FimV/HubP family polar landmark protein, which yields MSAGSFALHRVAVAAVLSGVTLLPASAWALGLGRLNVQSALGESLRAEIDVTSLTAEEGASLQVRVATPETYRAAGVDYNAVLAATNITLQRRADGRPFLRIASDRAVQEPFVDVILDLSWSSGRLVREYTLLFDPPATRSAAVTSPAMTAPVAPPAPMPATAPAPAPAPAPAPAPAPAPAPAPAPAPAPAPAPAPAPAPAPTAPAAKPSSAVPAPVAPASKPAPAPAPTPAPAPAPAPAPAPVPAPVARAPQAQPVETPEQQAREVKVRSGDTLSGIAMKEMPDGVSLDQMLVGLYRNNPQAFSGNNMNRLKAGVVLNVPKADEVQAVSRAEARQIIRAQSADFNAYRQRLAEAAGVGAQAQPERQASGRVEAEVKDRQQATTPSPDKLTLSKGAVTAPKGAAAEDKLAQARAQQEEAARVAELNRNLEELRRVREKAEADKAAAAKLAAEKAAAEKAAAEKAAADKAAADKLAAEQAEAERLAAEKAEADRLAAEQAAADKEAAERAAQAASAASAVVIDMAASEASATQSADAASEPPAVVAEAPSVPVPVPAPITPPVSDEPGFLQSLNPMILAAAGAGVALLAGLAMFIRSRRRTETGETSFLESRLQPDSFFGASGGQRVDTRDATGGPSSMSYSLSQLDAIGDVDPVAEADVYLAYGRDLQAEEILKEALRSSPERLAIRTKLLEVYAKRRDTKGFEALAVQLYQLTGGAGEDWARAQELGAGIDPDNPLYQPGGQPPVGALAAAENAAEPLGASTVPHSVMPAPSALDTFAPTDMEVPAAHGEASAAQAPAPSVEDLSSIDLDISAPAPLDSVTDSVSPPITEAGDLPELRSDLPELTPGPDTAPVALEEPSASESAPAESDALDFDLNLDDVPSSAAAEPAPAPAPSFDFESISLDLDQGPASEPGMDAVAEPASLELEPDTASGDADEVSDDPMVRKFELAEEFRQIGDVDGARELLQEVVDSASDAALKAKAQAMLDTLG from the coding sequence TTGTCCGCAGGGTCCTTTGCCCTGCATCGTGTGGCCGTTGCGGCCGTTTTGTCGGGCGTGACCCTGTTGCCTGCTTCGGCCTGGGCCCTGGGTCTGGGTCGCCTGAACGTTCAATCTGCCCTGGGCGAAAGCCTGCGTGCCGAGATTGACGTGACCAGTCTGACCGCTGAGGAAGGCGCATCGCTTCAGGTGCGCGTGGCCACGCCGGAAACCTACCGCGCCGCCGGGGTTGATTACAACGCCGTGCTGGCGGCCACCAACATCACCTTGCAACGCCGTGCCGATGGCCGGCCCTTCCTGCGCATCGCCAGCGATCGCGCGGTGCAAGAACCCTTTGTCGATGTGATCCTCGACCTGTCGTGGTCGTCTGGCCGGCTGGTTCGCGAGTACACCCTGCTGTTTGACCCGCCGGCCACTCGGTCTGCTGCCGTCACGTCGCCCGCGATGACCGCGCCGGTGGCGCCGCCTGCACCGATGCCTGCGACGGCACCTGCGCCCGCACCCGCACCCGCACCCGCACCCGCACCCGCACCCGCACCCGCACCCGCACCCGCACCTGCACCCGCACCTGCACCTGCACCTGCACCTGCGCCGGCACCCGCCCCGACCGCGCCCGCAGCGAAGCCAAGCAGTGCTGTCCCAGCCCCTGTGGCACCCGCCAGCAAGCCGGCCCCGGCCCCGGCCCCAACTCCGGCCCCGGCACCTGCACCTGCACCTGCACCTGCACCCGTGCCTGCGCCGGTGGCTCGCGCACCCCAGGCGCAACCGGTCGAGACGCCAGAACAACAGGCGCGTGAGGTCAAGGTGCGCAGCGGTGACACCTTGTCGGGCATCGCGATGAAGGAAATGCCGGATGGCGTGTCGCTTGACCAGATGCTGGTGGGGCTGTATCGCAACAACCCTCAGGCTTTCTCTGGCAACAACATGAACCGCCTCAAGGCCGGCGTGGTGCTGAATGTGCCCAAGGCCGACGAGGTGCAGGCCGTGTCTCGCGCCGAGGCTCGGCAGATCATTCGTGCCCAGAGCGCCGACTTCAACGCCTATCGACAACGTCTGGCCGAGGCGGCTGGCGTGGGCGCCCAAGCGCAACCGGAACGCCAGGCCAGTGGCCGCGTCGAGGCGGAGGTCAAGGACCGTCAGCAGGCCACCACCCCCAGCCCTGACAAACTGACCTTGAGCAAGGGCGCCGTGACGGCACCCAAGGGTGCGGCGGCCGAAGACAAGCTGGCGCAGGCCCGTGCGCAGCAAGAAGAAGCGGCACGGGTGGCCGAGCTGAATCGCAACCTGGAAGAGTTGCGTCGCGTGCGCGAGAAGGCTGAAGCCGACAAGGCGGCTGCCGCGAAGCTGGCGGCCGAAAAGGCCGCTGCCGAGAAGGCTGCCGCTGAGAAAGCGGCGGCAGACAAGGCCGCTGCAGACAAGCTGGCGGCCGAGCAGGCTGAAGCCGAGCGCCTGGCCGCCGAAAAAGCCGAGGCCGATCGCTTGGCCGCGGAGCAGGCCGCCGCAGACAAGGAGGCCGCAGAGCGTGCGGCGCAGGCAGCCTCTGCCGCCAGCGCCGTGGTCATCGACATGGCGGCGTCCGAAGCGTCGGCCACGCAGAGCGCTGATGCCGCATCCGAGCCTCCGGCGGTCGTCGCTGAGGCGCCGTCCGTGCCTGTGCCGGTGCCAGCACCCATCACGCCGCCGGTGAGCGACGAGCCCGGCTTCCTGCAATCGCTCAACCCCATGATCCTGGCCGCGGCCGGGGCGGGTGTGGCCTTGCTGGCGGGCTTGGCCATGTTCATCCGCTCTCGTCGGCGCACGGAAACGGGCGAGACCTCGTTCCTCGAAAGCCGTCTGCAGCCCGATTCCTTCTTTGGGGCCAGCGGTGGGCAGCGTGTCGATACCCGTGACGCCACCGGTGGTCCGTCGTCGATGAGCTATTCGCTGAGCCAGCTCGATGCCATCGGTGATGTGGACCCCGTGGCCGAGGCCGATGTGTACCTGGCGTATGGGCGCGACCTTCAGGCAGAAGAAATCCTCAAGGAAGCGCTGCGCTCCAGCCCTGAACGCTTGGCCATCCGCACCAAGCTGCTGGAGGTGTACGCCAAGCGACGCGACACCAAAGGCTTTGAGGCCTTGGCGGTTCAGCTCTATCAGTTGACGGGTGGTGCAGGCGAAGACTGGGCGCGAGCCCAGGAACTGGGTGCAGGCATTGATCCGGACAACCCGCTGTACCAGCCGGGTGGGCAGCCGCCGGTGGGGGCCTTGGCCGCTGCCGAGAATGCCGCAGAGCCGCTCGGTGCCAGCACCGTGCCCCATTCGGTGATGCCAGCGCCCAGCGCCCTGGACACGTTCGCTCCAACGGACATGGAGGTGCCTGCTGCGCATGGCGAGGCCAGCGCCGCCCAGGCGCCTGCACCGTCGGTGGAGGACCTGTCCAGCATCGACCTGGACATCTCGGCGCCAGCGCCCCTGGATTCGGTCACCGACTCCGTGTCGCCTCCGATCACCGAAGCCGGTGATTTGCCAGAGCTTCGCAGTGACCTGCCCGAGTTGACGCCAGGGCCCGATACCGCACCGGTCGCGCTGGAGGAGCCCTCGGCGAGCGAATCCGCCCCCGCCGAGAGCGACGCCCTGGACTTCGACCTCAACCTGGACGATGTGCCGTCGTCGGCAGCGGCCGAGCCTGCGCCGGCACCGGCCCCATCGTTCGATTTCGAATCCATCAGCCTGGACCTGGACCAGGGGCCAGCCTCCGAGCCGGGCATGGACGCGGTGGCTGAGCCCGCTTCCCTGGAGCTGGAGCCTGACACGGCCTCTGGCGACGCTGACGAGGTGTCTGACGATCCGATGGTTCGCAAGTTCGAACTGGCAGAAGAGTTCCGTCAAATCGGTGATGTGGATGGCGCGCGTGAGCTCCTGCAGGAGGTGGTCGACAGTGCCTCTGATGCCGCCTTGAAGGCCAAGGCCCAAGCCATGCTGGACACCTTGGGCTGA
- the asd gene encoding aspartate-semialdehyde dehydrogenase yields the protein MATTLVGLVGWRGMVGSVLMDRMQAEGDFAHFEPLFFSTSNAGGAAPAMAKNETTLKDAFNIDELKRCDIIVTAQGGDYTTEVFPKLRAAGWTGHWIDAASTLRMKDDAVIILDPVNMPVIKDSLAKGGKNWVGGNCTVSCMLMGVGALYKAGLVEWMSTQTYQAASGGGAQHMRELLTQFGTLNAEVKSLLDDPKSAILEIDRKIIAKQRSLTEAETANFGVPLGGSLIPWIDKDLGNGQSKEEWKGMAETNKILGLGEGFSAPAIPVDGFCVRIGAMRCHSQALTFKLKKDVPVADIEAMIAADNEWVKVVPNTREATIRDLTPVATTGTLTIPVGRIRKLAMGPEYVGAFTIGDQLLWGAAEPLRRMLRILLAR from the coding sequence ATGGCAACGACTCTGGTTGGTCTGGTGGGCTGGCGCGGCATGGTCGGCTCGGTCCTGATGGACCGCATGCAGGCCGAAGGCGACTTCGCTCATTTCGAGCCCCTGTTCTTCTCGACGTCCAATGCCGGCGGCGCGGCCCCGGCCATGGCCAAGAACGAGACGACCCTGAAGGACGCCTTCAACATCGACGAACTCAAGCGTTGCGACATCATCGTCACGGCGCAGGGCGGCGACTACACCACCGAAGTGTTCCCCAAGCTGCGCGCCGCAGGTTGGACGGGGCACTGGATTGACGCTGCCTCGACGCTGCGCATGAAGGATGATGCCGTGATCATCCTGGACCCGGTGAACATGCCCGTCATCAAGGACTCGCTGGCCAAGGGCGGCAAGAACTGGGTGGGCGGCAACTGCACCGTGTCGTGCATGCTGATGGGCGTGGGTGCGCTGTACAAGGCGGGTTTGGTGGAGTGGATGTCCACCCAGACCTACCAGGCCGCCTCCGGTGGTGGCGCCCAGCACATGCGCGAGCTGCTGACCCAGTTCGGCACGCTCAACGCCGAGGTCAAGTCCTTGCTGGACGACCCCAAGAGCGCCATCCTGGAAATCGACCGCAAGATCATCGCCAAGCAGCGTTCGCTGACCGAGGCCGAGACCGCCAACTTCGGCGTGCCGCTGGGTGGCTCGCTGATCCCCTGGATCGACAAGGACCTGGGCAACGGGCAGTCCAAGGAAGAGTGGAAGGGCATGGCCGAAACCAACAAGATCCTGGGTCTGGGCGAAGGCTTCAGTGCCCCGGCCATTCCTGTGGACGGGTTCTGCGTGCGCATTGGCGCCATGCGTTGCCACAGCCAGGCCCTGACCTTCAAGCTGAAAAAGGATGTGCCGGTGGCCGACATCGAGGCCATGATCGCCGCCGACAACGAGTGGGTGAAGGTGGTGCCCAATACCCGCGAGGCCACCATCCGTGACCTGACGCCGGTGGCCACCACGGGCACGCTGACGATTCCGGTGGGTCGCATCCGTAAACTGGCCATGGGCCCGGAATATGTGGGCGCGTTCACCATTGGCGATCAATTGCTGTGGGGTGCAGCCGAGCCCCTGCGCCGCATGCTGCGCATCTTGCTGGCGCGCTGA
- the leuB gene encoding 3-isopropylmalate dehydrogenase: MKIAVLPGDGIGPEIVNEAVKVLKVLDLPFQLDEAKVGGAAFDAHGHPLPEHTLKLAMESDAVLFGSVGDWKYDKLDRPLRPEQAILGLRKNMGLFANFRPAICYPQLTHASSLKPELVAGLDILIIRELTGDIYFGQPRGRRESPDGEFKGAPEAFDTMRYSRPEIERIAHVAFQAARKRGKRVTSVDKANVLETFQFWKDVVTEVHAQYPDIELDHMYVDNAAMQLVKAPKKFDVLFTGNMFGDILSDAAAMLTGSIGMLPSASLNAKGQGLYEPSHGSAPDIAGKGVANPLATILSAAMMLRFSLNQEEAASRIERAVQSVLEQGLRTPDIYSEGTKKVGTVEMGEAVVAALKAQ, translated from the coding sequence ATGAAGATTGCTGTGCTGCCGGGTGACGGCATCGGTCCCGAGATCGTCAACGAGGCGGTCAAGGTGCTGAAGGTGCTGGACCTGCCTTTCCAGCTGGACGAAGCCAAGGTGGGCGGCGCCGCGTTTGACGCGCACGGCCACCCGCTGCCCGAGCACACCCTGAAGCTGGCCATGGAATCGGACGCTGTGCTGTTCGGCTCGGTGGGCGACTGGAAGTACGACAAGCTCGACCGCCCGCTGCGCCCCGAGCAGGCCATCCTGGGCCTGCGCAAGAACATGGGCCTGTTCGCCAACTTCCGCCCGGCCATCTGCTACCCGCAGCTCACCCACGCCTCCAGCCTCAAGCCCGAGCTGGTGGCGGGCCTGGACATCCTCATCATCCGTGAGCTGACCGGCGACATCTACTTTGGCCAGCCGCGCGGCCGCCGCGAATCGCCGGACGGCGAGTTCAAGGGCGCGCCGGAAGCCTTCGACACGATGCGCTATTCGCGCCCCGAGATCGAGCGCATCGCCCACGTCGCCTTCCAGGCCGCCCGCAAGCGTGGCAAGCGCGTGACCAGCGTCGACAAGGCCAATGTGCTGGAGACCTTCCAGTTCTGGAAGGACGTGGTCACCGAGGTGCACGCCCAGTACCCCGACATCGAGCTCGACCACATGTACGTGGACAACGCCGCGATGCAGCTGGTCAAGGCCCCCAAGAAGTTCGACGTGCTGTTCACCGGCAACATGTTCGGCGACATCCTCTCTGATGCCGCCGCCATGCTGACCGGCTCGATCGGCATGCTGCCTTCGGCCTCGTTGAACGCCAAGGGCCAGGGTCTGTACGAGCCGAGCCATGGCTCCGCCCCTGACATCGCCGGCAAGGGTGTGGCCAACCCCCTGGCCACCATCCTGAGCGCCGCCATGATGCTGCGCTTCAGCCTGAACCAGGAAGAGGCCGCCAGCCGCATCGAGCGTGCCGTGCAGTCCGTGCTGGAGCAAGGCCTGCGCACGCCCGACATCTACTCCGAAGGCACGAAGAAGGTCGGCACCGTCGAGATGGGCGAGGCCGTGGTGGCCGCCCTGAAGGCGCAGTGA
- the leuD gene encoding 3-isopropylmalate dehydratase small subunit, whose product MQAFRIHKGLVAPMDRENVDTDAIIPKQYLKSIKRTGFGPNLFDEWRYLDAGEPGQDPATRKPNPDFVLNQPRYQGASVLLARKNFGCGSSREHAPWALDQYGFRAIIAPSFADIFFNNCFKNGLLPIQLSEQQVDTLFNEVFAFPGYELTIDLERQVVIKADGTELAFDVQPFRKYCLLNGFDDIGLTLRHADKIKAFEAERLAQKPWLNHRIV is encoded by the coding sequence ATGCAAGCATTCCGCATTCACAAGGGGCTCGTGGCCCCCATGGACCGTGAGAACGTCGACACCGACGCCATCATCCCCAAGCAATACCTGAAGTCCATCAAGCGCACCGGTTTCGGCCCTAACCTGTTTGACGAGTGGCGCTACCTGGACGCCGGCGAGCCCGGGCAAGATCCGGCCACCCGCAAGCCCAACCCCGATTTCGTGCTGAATCAGCCGCGTTATCAGGGCGCTTCGGTGTTGCTGGCGCGCAAGAACTTCGGTTGTGGCTCCAGCCGCGAGCACGCGCCCTGGGCCTTGGACCAATATGGCTTCCGCGCCATCATCGCGCCCAGCTTTGCCGACATCTTCTTCAACAACTGCTTCAAGAACGGTTTGCTGCCGATCCAGCTGAGCGAGCAGCAGGTCGACACCTTGTTCAACGAAGTGTTTGCCTTCCCCGGCTACGAGCTGACCATCGACCTGGAGCGCCAGGTCGTGATCAAGGCCGATGGCACCGAGTTGGCTTTCGACGTGCAGCCTTTCCGCAAGTACTGCCTGCTCAATGGCTTTGACGACATCGGCCTGACCCTGCGTCACGCCGACAAGATCAAGGCCTTCGAAGCCGAACGCCTGGCGCAAAAGCCCTGGCTCAACCACCGTATTGTCTGA
- a CDS encoding entericidin A/B family lipoprotein, producing the protein MKRLIALLSLTSLLAFAGCNTMHGVGKDIEKAGEAISGAAK; encoded by the coding sequence ATGAAACGTTTGATTGCCCTGTTGTCCCTGACTTCCTTGCTGGCCTTCGCCGGTTGCAACACCATGCATGGTGTGGGCAAGGACATCGAAAAAGCGGGTGAGGCCATCTCCGGCGCCGCCAAGTAA
- the leuC gene encoding 3-isopropylmalate dehydratase large subunit — translation MGRTLYDKIWDEHVVHTEDDGTAVLYIDRQLLHEVTSPQAFEGLDIAGRKLWRLSANLATSDHNVPTTDRRDGIKDPVSKLQVDTLDANCDRHGITQFKMGDRRQGIVHVIGPEQGATLPGMTIVCGDSHTSTHGAFGALAHGIGTSEVEHVMATQTLLAKKAKNMLVKVEGQLPAGCTAKDIVLAIIGKIGTAGGTGYTIEFAGSAIRALSMEGRMTVCNMAIEGGARAGVVAVDETTIQYVQNRPFSPTGVELEQAIAYWRTLHSDPDAHWDAVVELKAEDIEPQVSWGTSPEMVVGVNARVPDPDKEKDPVKRSAMERALQYMALEPNKAISDIHVDKVFIGSCTNSRIEDMRAAAEVVKRVGGRIASNVKLALVVPGSGLVKEQAEREGLDKIFIAAGFEWREPGCSMCLAMNADRLEPGERCASTSNRNFEGRQGAGGRTHLVSPAMAAAAAMQGHFVDVRRIA, via the coding sequence ATGGGACGCACCCTCTACGACAAGATCTGGGACGAGCACGTCGTCCACACCGAAGACGATGGCACCGCGGTGCTGTACATCGATCGTCAACTGCTGCATGAAGTGACCAGTCCGCAGGCCTTCGAGGGGCTGGACATCGCTGGTCGCAAGCTGTGGCGCCTGTCGGCCAACCTGGCCACCAGCGACCACAATGTGCCCACGACCGATCGTCGCGATGGCATCAAGGACCCGGTGTCCAAGCTGCAGGTGGACACGCTCGATGCCAACTGCGACCGCCATGGCATCACCCAGTTCAAGATGGGCGACCGGCGCCAAGGCATCGTGCACGTGATCGGCCCGGAGCAGGGCGCCACGCTGCCCGGCATGACCATCGTCTGCGGCGACAGCCACACCTCCACGCATGGCGCCTTTGGTGCGCTGGCGCACGGCATCGGCACGTCCGAGGTCGAGCACGTGATGGCCACCCAGACGCTGCTGGCCAAGAAGGCCAAGAACATGCTGGTGAAGGTCGAGGGGCAACTGCCTGCCGGCTGCACCGCCAAGGACATCGTGCTGGCCATCATCGGCAAGATCGGCACGGCCGGCGGCACGGGCTACACCATCGAGTTCGCTGGCAGCGCCATCCGCGCCTTGAGCATGGAAGGCCGCATGACGGTGTGCAACATGGCCATCGAAGGCGGCGCACGCGCTGGCGTCGTGGCGGTGGACGAGACCACCATCCAGTACGTGCAGAACCGTCCGTTCAGCCCCACCGGGGTGGAGCTGGAGCAAGCCATCGCCTACTGGCGCACGCTGCACTCCGACCCCGACGCCCATTGGGATGCCGTGGTGGAGTTGAAGGCCGAAGACATCGAGCCCCAGGTCAGCTGGGGCACCTCGCCCGAGATGGTGGTGGGCGTGAATGCCCGCGTGCCCGATCCCGACAAGGAAAAAGATCCCGTCAAGCGCTCTGCCATGGAGCGTGCGCTGCAGTACATGGCGTTGGAGCCCAACAAGGCCATCAGCGACATCCACGTCGACAAGGTCTTCATCGGCTCGTGCACCAACAGCCGGATTGAAGACATGCGTGCGGCCGCCGAGGTGGTCAAGCGCGTGGGGGGGCGCATCGCCTCCAACGTCAAGCTGGCGCTGGTGGTGCCCGGCTCGGGCCTGGTCAAGGAGCAGGCCGAGCGCGAAGGTCTGGACAAGATCTTCATCGCTGCCGGCTTCGAGTGGCGCGAACCGGGGTGCTCCATGTGTCTGGCCATGAATGCCGACCGCCTGGAGCCCGGTGAGCGTTGCGCCTCCACCAGCAACCGCAACTTCGAAGGTCGTCAGGGCGCGGGCGGCCGCACCCACCTGGTCAGCCCAGCCATGGCTGCGGCAGCGGCCATGCAAGGTCATTTCGTCGACGTTCGTCGCATCGCTTGA